In a genomic window of Bradyrhizobium sp. LLZ17:
- a CDS encoding homoserine O-succinyltransferase, with product MTVLIDIDPQEHHLFSRARIGGADATASIENQAECLDIAIINNMSDAALMSTERQLFDLLDAAAGRLCVRLHFYTMAATPRSEWGHDYVGRYYRGIDDLLNRRLDGVIVTGAEPKAASLTEEPYWNTFAEIVDWAGENTVSSVFSCLAVHGAVLHTDGVPRHKLPTKCFGVFAQTKTRRHPLMQDVPKTFRIPHARWNEVEEGNLASCGYSVLTWSAEAGVDCFVKQRKKSLFVHFQGHPEYETQSLLGEYRRDMGRFLRGENEVCPTLPKGYFGEEAEAIQVAFRQKALSDRHPGLFADFPADQIAKDLNNVWHLPAKRIYRNWLLYLASQRVGRSKPLGTREAALSVAGISAPRHVAARSARARQA from the coding sequence ATGACTGTCTTGATCGACATAGATCCGCAAGAACACCACCTCTTCTCGAGAGCGCGGATTGGAGGCGCTGATGCCACGGCGTCAATTGAAAACCAGGCGGAGTGCCTTGACATCGCGATTATCAACAATATGTCGGATGCTGCCTTGATGTCGACCGAGCGCCAACTGTTCGACCTACTCGATGCGGCGGCCGGACGACTTTGCGTCAGGCTGCATTTCTATACGATGGCGGCGACACCCCGTTCGGAATGGGGGCACGATTACGTCGGTCGATATTACCGTGGCATCGACGATCTGTTGAACAGGCGTCTGGATGGGGTGATCGTGACCGGCGCCGAACCCAAGGCCGCCAGTCTGACGGAAGAGCCATATTGGAACACTTTCGCAGAGATCGTCGACTGGGCCGGGGAAAATACCGTGTCGTCGGTGTTTTCCTGTCTGGCTGTCCATGGGGCCGTCCTCCACACGGACGGCGTTCCGCGCCACAAGCTGCCTACCAAGTGCTTCGGTGTCTTTGCTCAAACAAAGACGCGACGTCATCCCTTGATGCAAGATGTGCCCAAGACCTTCAGAATACCGCACGCCAGGTGGAACGAGGTGGAGGAGGGGAATCTCGCGAGCTGCGGATACTCGGTTCTCACCTGGTCGGCCGAGGCCGGCGTCGATTGCTTCGTCAAGCAGCGGAAGAAGAGCCTGTTCGTCCATTTCCAGGGCCACCCGGAATACGAAACGCAGAGCCTGCTCGGCGAATACAGGCGAGATATGGGTCGCTTCCTCCGGGGAGAGAACGAAGTCTGTCCGACGCTACCGAAGGGCTACTTCGGCGAGGAGGCGGAAGCGATCCAGGTCGCTTTCCGACAGAAAGCCCTTTCCGACAGGCACCCTGGGCTTTTCGCCGACTTTCCAGCCGATCAAATAGCGAAGGACCTGAACAACGTCTGGCATCTGCCGGCCAAGCGCATCTATCGCAACTGGTTGCTGTACCTGGCGTCGCAGCGAGTTGGACGCTCAAAGCCGCTCGGGACGCGAGAGGCGGCTCTGTCCGTAGCCGGAATTTCGGCACCTCGCCATGTTGCCGCTCGATCCGCTCGCGCTCGCCAAGCCTGA
- a CDS encoding acyl-CoA acyltransferase, whose translation MIRCREMGIADLDAIADLLASGFPMRSRDYWVDGLRRMSVREVPEGFPRFGYLLDHDGTPVGALLLIHSARNDDGCTSIRCNLSSWYVEPAFRSYAPMLARVAQRHKDVTYINISAAQWTWRAIEAQGFRRYCGGMFFSFPAVSRPAKAMRVEVVGQDAQAVAGLSEADATLLARHAAYGCLSLVCRAADGRAFPFVLQPMRIRRIAPLAMQLIYCAHVADYVACAGAIGRFLLWRGRISVALEANGRMENLVGLYRERRKYFKGPHRPRLADLSDSELVIYGP comes from the coding sequence ATGATCCGTTGCCGCGAGATGGGCATAGCTGATCTTGACGCCATCGCCGATCTTCTCGCAAGCGGTTTTCCGATGCGATCGCGCGACTACTGGGTCGACGGACTCCGGCGCATGTCAGTGCGTGAGGTACCCGAGGGCTTCCCGCGCTTCGGCTACCTGCTTGACCATGATGGAACGCCCGTCGGCGCTCTGCTGTTGATCCACTCGGCACGGAACGATGACGGCTGTACCTCGATCCGCTGCAATCTCTCCAGCTGGTATGTGGAACCTGCCTTTCGCAGCTACGCTCCGATGCTGGCCAGGGTCGCGCAGCGTCACAAGGACGTCACCTACATCAATATCAGTGCGGCGCAATGGACTTGGCGAGCCATCGAAGCTCAGGGATTCCGCCGCTATTGCGGCGGCATGTTCTTCTCATTTCCAGCGGTGTCGCGTCCCGCCAAGGCTATGCGTGTCGAAGTCGTCGGGCAAGACGCGCAGGCGGTCGCCGGCTTGTCCGAAGCTGACGCCACGCTGCTTGCACGTCACGCAGCCTACGGCTGCCTCAGCTTGGTATGCCGCGCCGCCGATGGCCGCGCCTTTCCGTTCGTCCTGCAGCCGATGCGAATCCGCAGGATCGCACCTCTCGCCATGCAGCTGATCTATTGCGCCCATGTGGCTGACTACGTCGCGTGCGCCGGCGCGATCGGCCGCTTCCTGCTCTGGCGTGGCCGAATCTCCGTCGCTTTGGAGGCCAACGGCCGCATGGAGAACCTGGTCGGGCTCTACAGGGAACGTCGCAAATACTTCAAGGGTCCGCATCGCCCCCGGCTTGCCGATCTGTCGGATTCCGAGCTGGTGATCTACGGACCATAA
- a CDS encoding branched-chain amino acid aminotransferase, with product MVSNTRSVSHSRTWTFFHGQWHDGNVPIMGPRTHGLWLGSTIFDGGRAFEGVTPDLDRHCARVNQSAVNFGLKPVVDLDMWLGLAREGIARFPTNAELYIRPMYWPQSGIGGGVLFDPETTDWCLCIYESPIPEPKGSAITLSPFRRPTTECAPADAKASCLYPNSSRALVEAASRGFQNCLMLDMLGNVAEFGNSNVFMAKEGVVYTPAPNGTFLNGITRQRVIELLRGDGSTVLETTLRYADFVAADEIFSTGNFAKVAPVIRIDDRQLLPGRFYARARKLYWDFAHGMKLVA from the coding sequence ATGGTTTCCAACACGAGGTCCGTCAGCCATTCGCGGACATGGACATTCTTCCACGGCCAATGGCACGACGGCAATGTGCCGATCATGGGGCCGCGTACCCATGGGCTGTGGCTCGGTTCGACCATCTTTGATGGCGGACGTGCCTTTGAAGGCGTTACACCTGACCTCGATCGTCATTGCGCCCGCGTCAACCAATCTGCGGTCAACTTTGGGCTGAAACCGGTCGTTGATCTCGACATGTGGCTGGGATTGGCGCGTGAGGGTATCGCCCGTTTCCCGACCAATGCTGAACTCTACATTCGCCCGATGTACTGGCCGCAGAGCGGCATCGGCGGCGGCGTGCTTTTCGATCCGGAGACAACGGACTGGTGCCTTTGCATCTACGAATCGCCGATCCCGGAGCCTAAGGGCAGCGCGATCACGCTGTCGCCGTTCCGCAGGCCGACCACCGAATGCGCGCCCGCCGATGCCAAAGCATCATGTCTTTACCCGAACAGTTCCCGTGCGCTCGTGGAGGCCGCATCGCGGGGCTTCCAGAATTGCTTAATGTTGGACATGCTCGGCAACGTGGCGGAGTTCGGCAATTCCAACGTGTTCATGGCGAAAGAGGGCGTTGTCTATACGCCGGCGCCGAATGGCACGTTCCTGAACGGAATCACGCGGCAACGGGTGATCGAACTTTTGCGCGGTGACGGCAGCACGGTGCTCGAGACAACGCTGCGCTATGCCGATTTCGTCGCCGCGGACGAGATCTTTTCGACCGGAAATTTCGCCAAGGTTGCGCCCGTGATCCGGATTGATGATCGGCAACTCTTGCCCGGGCGCTTTTATGCGCGTGCACGAAAGCTGTATTGGGATTTCGCACACGGGATGAAGCTTGTGGCGTGA
- a CDS encoding AMP-binding protein, producing MAEPVCVGDTCETARFFPDLRLNYAECLLSGSPAQRVLTACHADGTRDHFTRDALRVAVDRLARSMQRLGVCRGDHVVAIGRNNAEAVIACLATAAIGAIFASCAPDIGVPAILMRFVPLKPKVLFGCLRAEPRDPGVPVAKRVLETAARLPGLAAIIALDNGSIAVDEDTTSLLRLADLLCGDDGDKDGPGWPRHPFNHLLFTMFSSGTTGAPKCIQHGAGGTLLEHVKEHRLHCDLGPGDKLFFQTSCGWMMWNWQLSALASGVEIVLYDGPLEGPDTFWRIVAEERVTVFGTNPAYLRFCEHARFSPGRMFDLSALRTVLSTGSILHPDQYDWVREQVKAAMPLQSISGGTDIIGCFVLGNPNLPVHRGEIQCRSLGLDVRSLPPPDHPEAQIGELVCANPFPLASPGFSR from the coding sequence TTGGCCGAGCCGGTCTGCGTGGGCGATACGTGCGAGACCGCGCGCTTCTTCCCAGATCTTCGTCTCAACTACGCTGAGTGCCTTCTCTCCGGCAGTCCCGCCCAGCGAGTCCTGACGGCCTGCCATGCTGATGGCACGCGCGACCACTTCACGAGGGACGCACTGCGCGTCGCGGTTGATCGGCTGGCGAGGTCGATGCAGCGGCTCGGTGTGTGCCGTGGCGACCATGTCGTCGCGATCGGACGCAACAATGCCGAGGCGGTCATCGCCTGCCTGGCAACCGCTGCGATCGGCGCGATCTTCGCCAGCTGTGCGCCCGACATCGGCGTGCCCGCCATCCTCATGCGCTTCGTTCCCCTCAAGCCTAAGGTGCTGTTCGGCTGCCTTCGAGCGGAGCCACGGGACCCCGGAGTCCCGGTTGCCAAGCGCGTCCTCGAAACGGCGGCCCGGCTGCCGGGCCTCGCAGCGATCATTGCGCTGGACAATGGCTCGATTGCCGTAGACGAGGACACGACGTCTCTGCTCAGACTTGCGGACTTGCTTTGCGGTGATGATGGTGACAAGGACGGTCCCGGCTGGCCTCGCCACCCGTTCAATCATCTTCTGTTCACGATGTTCTCGTCCGGCACCACGGGCGCGCCGAAGTGCATCCAGCACGGCGCCGGCGGCACTCTGCTGGAACATGTAAAGGAGCACCGGCTGCACTGCGATCTCGGGCCGGGCGACAAGCTGTTCTTCCAGACCTCCTGCGGCTGGATGATGTGGAACTGGCAGCTCTCAGCCCTTGCCTCTGGCGTGGAGATCGTCCTGTACGATGGGCCGCTCGAGGGACCGGATACCTTCTGGCGGATCGTTGCCGAGGAGCGCGTGACAGTGTTCGGAACCAATCCTGCCTATCTACGCTTCTGCGAGCACGCACGCTTTTCGCCAGGCCGCATGTTCGACCTTTCAGCCCTGCGCACTGTGCTCTCCACCGGCTCCATCCTTCATCCCGACCAATACGACTGGGTCCGCGAGCAGGTGAAGGCGGCGATGCCGCTGCAGTCGATCTCGGGCGGCACCGACATCATCGGCTGCTTTGTCCTCGGCAATCCGAACCTGCCCGTCCATCGCGGCGAGATACAGTGCCGCAGTCTCGGCCTCGATGTTCGCTCGCTGCCGCCGCCTGACCATCCGGAGGCGCAGATCGGCGAGCTGGTCTGCGCCAACCCTTTTCCCCTCGCGTCCCCTGGGTTTTCACGGTGA
- a CDS encoding phosphopantetheine-binding protein: protein MFARCRRLTIRRRRSASWSAPTLFPSRPLGFHGDVDGTRFHAAYFAQTPGFWTHGDLIEATPHGGWRLHGRSDGVLNVRGIRVGTAEIYRILDDIDEILEAMAVEQQAEEEPGGTRMVLLVVLREGLVLDNTLAKHIRSELARCGSPAFVPARIAQVEALPVTFNGKRSEAAARDAVNARPVRNRDALQNPACLDAIAIHPVLRAPAAVRVSRGSAPDRAVVIDRDRLRQDLQDICERVLGVAPIAWSDNLLGFGADSLALLNLLLEIEHYTGHALPLSAFLAAPSIEGLATSRDLGAAEMAAQQDVRSGPRVRAVGPDDCEPVCHFLEQIFPESGIEAASWRRLFEHGWSDHKRGFVLLDGNAIVGFLGTIVARRQVNGEAALVCNLSSWSVHAKYRGWGMALLAALLRDQSLTYTAFTPQPISWAALLAQRFTTLDSHRIVMLPLLHAETLLAHRPVISFDPAAVRARLTSQQRQIFDDHAPYDCLQFTVSDGPDHAYLVVKRRAHRLNARRLGGPDKVLPVRIPYSDILHCSEPELLLRHLERVKLAILRRQRTAALVVEARLFPVRPRGVMLPLRTCYRSSLLAAGDIDRLYSEIVLLPV from the coding sequence ATGTTCGCTCGCTGCCGCCGCCTGACCATCCGGAGGCGCAGATCGGCGAGCTGGTCTGCGCCAACCCTTTTCCCCTCGCGTCCCCTGGGTTTTCACGGTGATGTCGACGGCACGCGCTTTCATGCCGCCTATTTCGCCCAGACCCCCGGCTTCTGGACGCATGGCGATCTGATCGAGGCCACGCCCCATGGTGGGTGGCGGCTGCATGGCCGTTCCGACGGGGTTCTCAATGTCCGTGGCATCCGTGTTGGCACCGCGGAGATCTACCGCATCCTCGATGATATCGACGAGATCCTCGAGGCAATGGCTGTCGAGCAGCAGGCCGAGGAGGAGCCCGGCGGTACGCGTATGGTTCTTCTGGTCGTGCTGCGCGAAGGCCTCGTGCTCGACAACACGCTGGCGAAGCACATCCGCTCCGAACTTGCCCGCTGCGGCTCTCCGGCCTTCGTCCCGGCGCGCATCGCACAGGTCGAAGCCCTTCCCGTTACCTTCAATGGCAAGCGGTCCGAAGCCGCGGCGCGCGATGCGGTGAATGCCCGACCTGTGCGGAATCGTGACGCCCTGCAAAATCCAGCATGCCTCGATGCCATCGCCATTCATCCAGTTCTTCGCGCACCGGCAGCCGTGAGGGTATCCCGCGGGTCGGCGCCGGACCGTGCCGTGGTCATAGATCGTGACCGACTGCGGCAGGATTTGCAGGATATCTGCGAGCGTGTGCTGGGTGTCGCGCCCATCGCCTGGTCGGATAATCTTCTTGGCTTCGGCGCAGACTCGCTTGCGCTGTTGAACCTACTGCTCGAGATCGAGCATTATACTGGGCATGCGCTACCCCTCTCGGCCTTTCTGGCGGCGCCGTCGATCGAAGGCTTAGCCACGAGCCGGGACCTCGGTGCGGCGGAAATGGCCGCGCAGCAGGATGTTCGGTCGGGCCCGCGTGTCCGTGCCGTGGGTCCGGACGACTGCGAGCCGGTCTGCCACTTCCTTGAGCAAATCTTCCCAGAATCGGGTATCGAGGCGGCCAGCTGGCGCCGCCTGTTCGAGCATGGCTGGTCCGATCACAAGCGCGGTTTTGTGCTCCTCGACGGCAACGCGATCGTGGGCTTCCTTGGCACAATCGTCGCCCGGCGGCAGGTGAACGGGGAGGCAGCGCTCGTCTGCAATCTTTCCTCGTGGTCGGTGCATGCAAAATACCGTGGCTGGGGCATGGCCCTGCTCGCCGCGCTGTTGCGAGACCAGAGCCTGACTTACACGGCGTTCACCCCGCAGCCGATTTCCTGGGCTGCCTTGCTTGCGCAGCGTTTCACGACACTGGATTCGCACAGGATCGTCATGCTGCCATTGCTGCACGCCGAGACGCTGTTGGCGCACCGGCCGGTCATCAGCTTCGATCCAGCCGCAGTCCGCGCGAGGCTGACCAGTCAGCAACGGCAGATCTTTGATGATCACGCACCATATGACTGCCTGCAATTCACCGTCAGCGATGGCCCCGATCATGCCTATCTCGTGGTGAAGCGCCGTGCGCACCGGCTCAATGCAAGGCGACTGGGCGGACCGGACAAAGTCCTGCCGGTGCGGATCCCCTATTCGGATATCCTGCATTGTAGTGAGCCAGAGCTGCTGCTGCGGCATCTCGAGCGCGTCAAGCTGGCAATCCTGCGCCGACAGCGGACGGCGGCGCTCGTCGTGGAAGCGCGACTTTTTCCGGTCCGGCCGCGAGGAGTGATGCTCCCGCTGCGCACCTGTTACCGTTCCTCGCTCCTCGCCGCCGGCGACATCGACAGGCTGTATTCGGAAATCGTGCTCCTGCCGGTTTGA
- a CDS encoding tetratricopeptide repeat protein, producing the protein MAIAHNNRGIAYAAKADYDRAIADFDAAIDIDPSFAKPVNNRGAARLRTGDYDAAMEDFDRAIALQPAYPGAFVNRAEVWLKKGDLVRAESDYAAATRLNADIEGAWSGLCWIRASTGDPQGAVEACDRAIGSGAHTAATYDSRALAHLKAGRTDAAIADYDAALRIDPAFAAALYGRGRAKISRGETASGEADVAAAKAVRSDIGEEFARYGVR; encoded by the coding sequence ATGGCCATCGCCCACAACAACCGCGGCATCGCCTACGCGGCGAAGGCCGACTACGACCGCGCCATCGCCGACTTCGACGCGGCCATCGACATTGATCCGAGCTTTGCCAAGCCCGTCAACAACCGCGGCGCGGCGAGACTGAGGACAGGGGACTACGACGCCGCGATGGAGGATTTCGACCGGGCCATCGCGCTCCAGCCGGCCTACCCCGGCGCCTTCGTTAACCGCGCCGAGGTCTGGCTGAAGAAGGGCGATCTCGTACGCGCCGAAAGCGACTACGCCGCGGCGACTCGTCTGAACGCCGACATCGAAGGGGCCTGGAGCGGCCTTTGCTGGATCCGGGCGAGCACGGGCGACCCGCAAGGCGCGGTGGAAGCCTGCGACAGGGCGATCGGGTCGGGCGCGCATACGGCCGCGACCTACGATTCCCGCGCGCTCGCCCACCTGAAGGCCGGACGGACCGACGCGGCCATCGCCGACTACGACGCCGCACTGCGCATCGACCCGGCGTTTGCCGCAGCGCTATATGGCCGCGGCCGGGCGAAGATCAGCAGAGGCGAGACGGCCTCGGGAGAAGCCGATGTTGCGGCCGCGAAAGCTGTTCGGAGCGACATCGGCGAGGAATTCGCGCGCTACGGCGTACGGTAG
- a CDS encoding FecR domain-containing protein, which translates to MRGQRTVAGLLGLLLVTVACSPAPVRAQDVKPIGKVVTVAGKAMIEHIDAAVVQARLSDDGASAKVGDPIYRGDVVRTGADGRLGINFADGSSFSLSSNASMEMNEFVYDPDGKDNSTLISLTRGTFTFVAGSVAKTGSMKVDTPVATLGIRGTTPHIEISDDGTVKFATLIEEGKDAVMKRKAGPAVAPPRQRRADRALGVCRGC; encoded by the coding sequence ATGCGCGGACAAAGGACGGTTGCAGGACTTCTGGGCCTTTTGCTCGTGACGGTGGCGTGTTCGCCTGCGCCGGTTCGGGCGCAGGACGTCAAGCCGATCGGCAAGGTCGTGACCGTCGCTGGCAAGGCAATGATCGAGCATATCGATGCCGCGGTTGTGCAGGCGAGACTGTCCGACGATGGGGCCAGCGCGAAGGTCGGCGATCCAATCTATCGGGGCGACGTCGTCAGGACCGGCGCCGACGGCCGCCTCGGCATCAATTTCGCGGACGGCAGCTCCTTCAGCCTGTCGAGCAACGCCAGCATGGAAATGAACGAGTTCGTCTACGATCCGGACGGCAAGGACAATTCAACCTTGATCAGCCTGACCAGAGGCACCTTCACCTTCGTCGCCGGCAGCGTCGCCAAGACCGGAAGCATGAAGGTGGACACGCCCGTGGCGACGTTGGGGATCCGGGGCACCACGCCTCACATCGAGATCTCCGACGACGGCACGGTCAAGTTCGCCACCCTGATCGAGGAGGGCAAGGACGCCGTCATGAAGCGGAAGGCCGGTCCGGCTGTTGCGCCTCCCCGGCAGCGGAGGGCCGACCGCGCGCTCGGCGTCTGCCGGGGATGCTGA
- a CDS encoding VCBS domain-containing protein, with product MSLARVFSGLWPAPDQRSPPSVRGRRAVESTVVAGLGWAGGLSFVALILSAVKEASAADPDLAVFDDASITYKGFEHGTFELVTKEAVPRHIIVDDPGQTVVLSKTGSSVSFAQIGNNASRMEDLQRQQQDVLANYSKDHGPAGSGTPPGEAVDQTLQPIDFQAPDGPSPQHALPGLVVPASIVPDGPLIHSPPTLTLGSGPVEIDTVAFDKFSASSGSFSATSFGSGTTPTFGIAGGAVGPFTVAGASYDVEKAGSFGILYLNSATGSYAYVPNNDAINALKAPNADSFIITASDGFASASQTFTIDIAGTDDAAAISGETGGSVAAIAMTAAAIAAAAMAHDVPTATGKLADTDVDDPANTFTAVSSPQASDKGYGSFTMTSDGHWTYALDSASAAVLALTAHQTLTDTFTVTTIGGTPQVVTMTIQGADDPAVISGDTHGRVVEAGGVHNSAQGVPTACGLLTATDVDGPSNAFVPVKCPEPSDHGYGSFTMTADGHWSFALDNGNCAVQALNAGQSLTDDFTVRAADGTAQTVTVTIEGSNDAAVVCGDICGRVTEPSNSCDPPPRASGTLSDRDVDNPDDTFTATTCPQGSDHGYGNFTMTTCGTWTYVLNSDNPAVQALRSCDALTDTFTVTTIDGTPRS from the coding sequence ATGTCGCTCGCACGTGTGTTCAGTGGTCTTTGGCCGGCGCCGGACCAACGCAGTCCGCCGTCCGTCCGCGGCCGCCGCGCTGTGGAGTCGACCGTCGTCGCGGGACTCGGATGGGCCGGAGGGCTGTCCTTCGTCGCGTTGATCCTGTCGGCGGTGAAAGAAGCGTCGGCGGCTGATCCTGATCTCGCCGTGTTCGACGACGCCTCCATCACCTACAAAGGGTTTGAGCATGGCACCTTCGAACTCGTCACGAAGGAGGCGGTGCCGCGACACATCATCGTCGACGATCCAGGGCAGACGGTCGTCCTGAGCAAGACCGGATCGTCCGTCAGCTTCGCGCAGATCGGCAACAACGCGTCACGGATGGAGGACCTGCAGCGCCAGCAGCAGGACGTGCTTGCCAACTACTCGAAGGACCATGGGCCGGCCGGATCGGGCACGCCTCCGGGCGAAGCGGTCGATCAGACGTTGCAGCCGATCGATTTCCAGGCGCCGGACGGGCCCAGTCCCCAACATGCCCTTCCCGGGCTGGTGGTGCCGGCCAGCATCGTGCCGGATGGGCCCTTGATCCATTCGCCACCGACACTAACGCTCGGGTCGGGCCCGGTCGAGATCGACACAGTCGCGTTCGATAAGTTCTCGGCGAGCAGCGGCAGCTTCTCGGCCACGAGCTTCGGCTCCGGCACGACGCCGACCTTTGGCATCGCGGGCGGCGCGGTCGGCCCCTTCACCGTCGCGGGCGCAAGTTATGATGTCGAGAAGGCCGGCTCGTTCGGAATCCTGTACTTGAACAGTGCGACCGGCTCCTACGCCTACGTACCGAACAACGACGCCATCAACGCGCTGAAGGCGCCGAACGCCGACAGCTTCATAATCACGGCGTCCGACGGCTTCGCCTCGGCGAGCCAGACCTTCACGATCGACATCGCCGGCACCGACGACGCGGCGGCGATAAGCGGCGAGACCGGCGGATCCGTCGCCGCGATCGCCATGACTGCCGCCGCAATCGCGGCGGCGGCCATGGCGCACGACGTCCCAACCGCGACCGGCAAGCTCGCCGACACCGATGTCGACGATCCGGCCAACACGTTTACGGCGGTGAGTTCTCCGCAGGCCAGCGACAAAGGCTATGGCAGCTTTACGATGACGTCCGATGGGCACTGGACCTACGCGCTTGATTCCGCCAGCGCCGCGGTGCTGGCGCTTACAGCGCACCAGACCCTGACCGACACCTTCACCGTGACCACGATCGGCGGCACGCCGCAGGTCGTCACGATGACCATCCAAGGCGCCGACGATCCGGCCGTCATCTCCGGGGACACGCATGGTCGCGTGGTCGAAGCGGGCGGGGTCCACAATTCCGCGCAGGGCGTCCCAACCGCGTGCGGCCTTCTGACCGCGACCGACGTCGACGGCCCGTCGAACGCGTTCGTTCCCGTCAAATGTCCAGAGCCGAGCGACCACGGTTACGGCAGCTTCACCATGACCGCGGACGGGCACTGGAGCTTCGCGCTCGACAACGGCAATTGCGCGGTGCAGGCGCTGAACGCAGGTCAGTCGCTCACTGACGATTTCACCGTGAGGGCCGCGGACGGCACGGCACAGACGGTAACCGTCACCATCGAGGGCAGCAACGACGCCGCGGTCGTCTGCGGCGATATTTGCGGACGCGTGACCGAACCAAGCAACTCCTGCGACCCCCCGCCACGCGCCAGCGGCACTCTGTCCGACCGGGACGTCGATAATCCCGACGACACCTTCACAGCCACGACATGCCCGCAGGGGAGCGACCACGGCTACGGGAATTTCACCATGACCACCTGCGGCACGTGGACATATGTCCTCAATTCCGACAACCCTGCGGTCCAGGCCTTGAGGTCTTGTGACGCGCTGACCGACACCTTCACCGTGACCACGATCGACGGCACCCCCAGGTCGTGA
- a CDS encoding IS3 family transposase (programmed frameshift): MSRRARRNHTPAFKAKVALAAVKGDRTIAQLAEHFDVHPNQITAWKAQLEGGASGVFGSGSMSPAAPAIDVKSLHAKIGELTLENGFFRRSAHQGGIAERKAMIDREHDLSITRQAEVLQISRGSVYYLPRPVPDADLAIMGRLDRLHLEFPFAGSRMLRGLLAAEGCKIGRRHVKTLMRRMGIEALYRRPRTTKPEPGHKVHPYLLRGMEITRPNQVWAMDITYIPMARGFVYLAVVLDWATRRVLSWRLSITMEAAFCVETLEDALARHGKPDIFNTDQGSQFTGAAFTGVLADNGIAISMDGKGAWRDNVFVERLWRSIKYEEVYLRAYETVGEARHSIGRYLDFYNGRRPHSSLDDMTPDQAYFNLPPLRAAA, encoded by the exons ATGAGCAGACGAGCACGCCGGAACCACACACCGGCCTTCAAGGCGAAGGTGGCGCTTGCCGCGGTCAAGGGCGACCGGACGATAGCCCAACTGGCCGAACACTTTGATGTCCATCCCAATCAGATCACGGCCTGGAAGGCCCAATTGGAAGGCGGCGCTTCCGGGGTTTTCGGCTCGGGCAGCATGTCGCCCGCCGCGCCTGCGATCGACGTGAAGTCGCTGCACGCCAAGATCGGAGAACTGACGCTGGAGAACG GATTTTTTAGAAGGAGCGCTCACCAAGGCGGGATTGCTGAGCGCAAAGCGATGATCGACCGTGAGCACGATCTGTCGATCACTAGGCAGGCGGAGGTTTTGCAGATCAGCCGTGGCAGCGTTTATTACCTGCCGCGTCCGGTGCCGGACGCCGATCTCGCGATCATGGGGCGTCTCGACCGGCTGCATCTGGAGTTTCCCTTCGCCGGTTCGCGAATGTTGAGAGGCCTGCTGGCTGCCGAGGGGTGCAAGATCGGCCGCCGGCATGTCAAGACGCTGATGCGGCGGATGGGGATAGAGGCGCTCTATCGCCGTCCGCGCACGACGAAGCCGGAACCCGGCCACAAGGTCCATCCGTATCTGCTGCGCGGCATGGAGATCACACGGCCGAACCAGGTCTGGGCCATGGACATCACCTACATCCCGATGGCGCGCGGCTTCGTCTATCTCGCCGTCGTGCTCGACTGGGCGACGCGCCGGGTTTTGTCCTGGCGGCTGTCGATCACCATGGAAGCAGCCTTCTGCGTCGAGACGCTGGAGGATGCCTTGGCTCGTCACGGCAAGCCGGACATCTTCAACACCGACCAGGGCTCGCAGTTCACCGGTGCGGCCTTCACCGGCGTGCTCGCCGACAACGGCATCGCAATCAGCATGGACGGCAAGGGCGCATGGCGGGACAATGTGTTCGTCGAACGGCTGTGGCGCAGCATCAAATACGAGGAGGTCTATCTGCGAGCCTACGAAACCGTCGGCGAGGCACGACATTCGATTGGCCGGTATCTCGATTTTTACAACGGACGACGTCCGCATTCGAGTCTTGACGACATGACCCCGGATCAAGCCTACTTCAACCTTCCGCCGCTCCGCGCGGCGGCCTAA